A window of Natrinema versiforme contains these coding sequences:
- a CDS encoding DUF5518 domain-containing protein: MASSRTLINAIIGAVVGVVLSFIPFSTVLAGAIAGFLEGPDGRAGAIAGTLAGAITFLPIAGGAVLVFGFLGLGLGFGVPFEGVAFLWVLLVGGMLFLLFYTVGPALLGGYLGAYLAREYPDQRRRTRETIRLDTESRRPSRPTETTGVSGRERDQGRGRDRDRTTSGGLEGDRYPDRDRDRERGREPDRES, from the coding sequence ATGGCCAGCAGTCGAACGCTCATCAACGCGATCATCGGAGCCGTTGTCGGCGTCGTCCTCTCGTTCATCCCCTTCTCGACCGTGCTCGCCGGGGCGATCGCCGGCTTCCTCGAGGGGCCGGACGGCCGAGCGGGGGCGATCGCCGGAACGCTGGCCGGAGCGATCACGTTCCTTCCGATCGCGGGTGGCGCGGTGCTCGTGTTCGGGTTCCTCGGGTTGGGACTCGGCTTCGGTGTGCCGTTCGAGGGCGTCGCGTTCCTCTGGGTCCTGCTCGTCGGCGGCATGCTGTTCCTCCTCTTCTATACCGTCGGCCCGGCGCTCTTGGGCGGCTATCTCGGCGCGTACCTCGCACGCGAGTATCCCGACCAGCGACGGCGCACGCGGGAGACGATCCGGCTCGATACGGAATCGAGGCGGCCGTCACGTCCGACCGAGACGACGGGTGTCAGCGGTCGCGAGCGGGATCAGGGTCGGGGTCGGGATCGGGATCGAACCACGTCGGGCGGTCTCGAGGGCGACCGTTATCCGGACCGCGACCGGGACCGAGAGCGCGGTCGCGAACCCGATCGGGAGTCATAG